From a region of the Emcibacteraceae bacterium genome:
- a CDS encoding MFS transporter, with product MMEEPNAGQSTTIKDVKQLGLWASLCSLSYVFWICGGMEMIERLAYYGARMVSGLYATDSAANGGLGITETELGTIFLVWAMVQTWVPVVTGGLSDRIGYKETIFASTVTKIIGYLFMALFPTYWGFMAGAVILAFGTGIFKPGIQGTIVKSTNRLNSSMAWGVFYQTVNIGGWIGPLIAVRLQILAWDQVFYACALIISVNFLFLLTYKEPDKQARLERQAKIKAGEIKEKPLWQESLSELKNPILIWYIVIFSGFWFMLMFFWDVAPLYFRDWVDTAPLVAHWFGENGTQNETLKFLLGLSEDGREVTPIGLISYNGLLIMTVCFIVAGLSAKLKAMHSLAIGTMMTSSALLILGMFNLAWLIVIGIVTFSIGEMLSSPKSSEFLGNIAPARKKAMYLGFSQMPIGIGWTLEGFIGPYLYGQWASKEQISRLVLSDYGLNADQISAIPGGEAFGKLIELSGKTANLLTTELYACNNIGLVWYFMASVGIISAISMVYYGKWIYRIANTQVIED from the coding sequence ATGATGGAAGAACCGAACGCTGGTCAATCCACAACAATCAAAGATGTAAAACAGCTTGGTCTTTGGGCATCCCTCTGCAGTCTTTCCTATGTATTCTGGATTTGCGGCGGCATGGAAATGATTGAACGGCTTGCCTATTATGGGGCAAGAATGGTTTCAGGTCTTTATGCCACTGATAGTGCTGCAAATGGCGGGCTGGGGATTACTGAAACCGAGCTTGGGACAATTTTTCTGGTTTGGGCAATGGTTCAGACATGGGTACCTGTCGTCACAGGAGGACTTTCAGACAGAATTGGATATAAGGAAACCATATTTGCCTCAACCGTGACCAAAATTATCGGTTATCTTTTTATGGCATTATTTCCGACCTATTGGGGCTTTATGGCCGGTGCGGTCATCCTTGCTTTCGGCACCGGAATATTTAAGCCGGGCATTCAGGGCACAATCGTAAAAAGCACAAATAGATTGAACAGTTCCATGGCATGGGGCGTTTTTTATCAGACTGTGAACATTGGCGGCTGGATCGGACCGCTGATTGCAGTAAGGCTGCAGATACTGGCCTGGGATCAGGTTTTTTATGCCTGTGCGCTGATCATTAGTGTGAATTTTTTATTCCTACTCACCTATAAAGAACCGGATAAGCAGGCCCGGCTTGAAAGACAGGCAAAAATCAAAGCTGGCGAAATAAAGGAAAAACCACTTTGGCAGGAAAGCCTAAGCGAACTTAAGAACCCTATTCTAATCTGGTATATCGTAATATTTTCCGGTTTCTGGTTTATGCTGATGTTTTTCTGGGATGTGGCGCCACTTTATTTCCGGGACTGGGTAGACACGGCACCTTTGGTTGCTCACTGGTTCGGGGAAAACGGCACACAAAATGAAACCTTAAAATTTTTACTTGGTTTAAGCGAAGACGGTCGTGAAGTTACACCCATCGGGCTGATTTCCTATAATGGTCTGCTCATTATGACGGTGTGTTTCATCGTTGCCGGACTTTCTGCAAAACTCAAAGCAATGCATAGCCTGGCAATTGGAACAATGATGACATCATCTGCATTACTGATCCTTGGCATGTTTAATCTGGCATGGCTGATTGTGATCGGCATTGTAACATTTTCCATTGGTGAAATGCTGTCATCACCAAAAAGCAGTGAATTTCTCGGCAACATTGCCCCGGCAAGAAAGAAAGCCATGTATCTGGGCTTCTCACAAATGCCGATCGGGATCGGCTGGACTCTGGAAGGATTTATTGGCCCCTATCTTTACGGGCAATGGGCTTCAAAAGAACAAATTTCCCGACTTGTTCTGTCAGACTATGGCCTTAACGCTGACCAGATTAGTGCCATTCCCGGCGGTGAGGCCTTTGGAAAGCTTATTGAGCTTTCTGGGAAAACCGCCAACCTCCTGACAACAGAACTTTATGCCTGTAACAATATTGGACTGGTGTGGTATTTTATGGCATCTGTCGGGATCATTTCTGCCATTAGTATGGTTTATTACGGCAAGTGGATCTACAGAATAGCCAACACACAAGTTATTGAAGACTAA
- a CDS encoding transporter substrate-binding domain-containing protein, with protein MIFHKLIFNLFLSLILVLTILSGAFAQDSDNSVKLTDEEKLWIEQHPVIRSTNEMEWAPLDFARDGKPLGFSIDYLNLVAKKVGLKIEYVNGLPWSELLNKLRNKEIDMAQSIIQSPEREEYLNFTVPYLDLPMVYFGRQGSKHISSLNDLQNKRIGVVIDSIPDRVYKENFTDLNLVEFDSTLKALKALSAGSIDVHADILPASQYMIRTSLLPGIEVIGDKFFPETENADYIRFAARKDWPILISILEKGMAAVSQEEFVALTDKWQTSISSGRLVDIGLTREELAWLSQNNVVRVAADPTVAPLEFIDNNGEITGVTGSYLRKIAEKLNIKFETVPSHDWADSLNKIKEGQVDVIGLTTPTAERSEYLNFTSEYLISTYMIFARKEEKIIGNLDGLSGRKVAVVEGYAVIDYLKNNYPEIDIIPAKSAADALNLVASNRVDAHVGSLPMVAYNISEQGYTNIVIAGDTPYIGANTFAIRKELTLLTSAMQKALNSISAIERAQISREWIGSLSNEDPLDYALLWQIGIVVIVILVIILIWNASLRREVKRRKSVERKLIISQMRAETAQAEAEAANAAKSNFLANMSHEIRTPLNAIIGFSDAMLAGVGGQVDNLKHKEYLSDIRNSGTHLSTVINDILDLSKIEAGKWRLEECEFSLNGCLVEAIKMLTAQAEGKNISVLYSPKPINSSLKILGDLNAIKRIFINLLSNAIKYTPHDGKVECLINKKRNGQVEVAIIDNGIGIPKDRLEQVQNPFEQIHGKHDLNEEGTGLGLPIVKNLIELHNGKFTLISEIKEGTQAIITFPTKRVIG; from the coding sequence GTGATATTTCATAAGCTTATATTTAATTTATTTTTATCATTGATTTTGGTCCTGACAATTCTATCAGGGGCTTTCGCACAGGATTCCGACAATAGTGTTAAATTAACGGACGAGGAAAAGCTCTGGATAGAGCAGCATCCGGTCATACGGTCTACCAATGAAATGGAATGGGCGCCCCTTGATTTTGCCCGTGATGGAAAGCCTCTGGGATTCTCGATTGATTATTTGAATTTGGTAGCTAAAAAAGTCGGCTTGAAAATTGAATATGTAAATGGTCTGCCCTGGTCTGAGCTTTTGAATAAATTAAGAAATAAGGAAATTGATATGGCGCAAAGTATCATTCAATCTCCTGAACGTGAGGAATATCTTAATTTTACAGTGCCTTATCTTGATCTGCCGATGGTCTATTTCGGAAGACAGGGGTCAAAGCATATTTCAAGCCTCAATGATCTGCAGAACAAAAGGATAGGGGTAGTTATCGATTCAATCCCTGACAGGGTTTATAAAGAAAATTTTACTGACCTTAATCTGGTTGAATTTGATTCAACCCTCAAAGCACTTAAAGCCCTCTCAGCTGGGTCAATTGATGTTCATGCTGATATATTGCCCGCATCGCAATATATGATCCGGACAAGTCTGCTGCCTGGTATAGAAGTCATTGGAGACAAATTTTTCCCGGAAACGGAAAATGCCGATTACATCCGCTTTGCCGCTCGTAAGGACTGGCCGATACTCATATCTATTCTTGAAAAAGGAATGGCCGCAGTCAGTCAGGAAGAATTTGTTGCACTTACAGATAAATGGCAGACTTCAATATCAAGTGGAAGACTTGTGGATATTGGACTTACCCGTGAAGAACTGGCGTGGCTTTCGCAGAATAATGTGGTCCGGGTTGCTGCTGACCCTACTGTGGCCCCGCTTGAATTTATTGATAATAACGGTGAAATTACCGGTGTTACCGGGTCCTATTTAAGAAAAATTGCGGAAAAACTTAATATTAAGTTTGAAACAGTCCCAAGCCACGACTGGGCAGATTCCCTAAATAAAATCAAGGAAGGTCAGGTGGATGTCATTGGACTAACGACGCCCACAGCCGAAAGATCTGAATATCTTAATTTTACGAGTGAATATCTCATATCGACCTATATGATTTTTGCCAGAAAAGAAGAAAAGATTATCGGTAATCTTGATGGGCTTTCAGGGCGAAAAGTGGCTGTGGTCGAGGGGTATGCTGTTATTGATTATCTTAAGAATAACTATCCCGAAATTGATATAATTCCAGCCAAATCGGCTGCTGATGCCCTTAATTTGGTCGCCTCAAATCGCGTTGATGCACATGTGGGTAGTCTGCCTATGGTGGCATATAATATATCAGAACAGGGGTATACAAATATCGTGATTGCCGGCGATACCCCCTATATCGGTGCAAATACTTTTGCAATCAGGAAAGAGCTTACATTATTGACCAGCGCCATGCAAAAGGCGCTCAATTCAATCAGTGCAATTGAAAGGGCACAGATTTCAAGGGAATGGATCGGGTCTCTTTCCAATGAAGATCCGTTGGATTATGCCCTGCTCTGGCAGATCGGGATTGTCGTCATTGTCATTTTGGTCATTATTCTGATCTGGAATGCCAGCCTGAGGCGTGAAGTCAAGCGGCGGAAATCTGTTGAAAGAAAACTGATCATTTCACAGATGCGTGCTGAAACGGCCCAGGCAGAGGCCGAAGCGGCAAATGCCGCCAAATCAAATTTCCTGGCCAATATGAGCCACGAAATCCGTACGCCGCTGAATGCCATAATCGGCTTTTCCGATGCGATGCTGGCAGGGGTTGGCGGGCAGGTTGATAATCTGAAGCATAAGGAATATCTGTCGGATATCAGAAACAGTGGCACACATTTATCGACAGTCATAAATGATATTCTTGATTTATCGAAGATTGAGGCCGGGAAATGGCGACTTGAGGAATGTGAATTTTCACTGAATGGCTGTCTGGTTGAAGCCATTAAAATGTTGACCGCTCAGGCGGAAGGAAAAAATATTTCAGTGTTATATTCACCAAAGCCAATCAACAGTTCGCTGAAGATACTGGGTGATTTAAATGCGATTAAAAGGATTTTTATCAACCTGCTTTCTAATGCCATTAAATATACTCCACATGACGGTAAAGTTGAGTGCCTGATCAATAAAAAGCGCAATGGACAGGTTGAAGTGGCCATAATCGATAACGGAATAGGCATTCCCAAAGACCGGCTTGAACAGGTCCAGAATCCGTTCGAGCAGATTCATGGCAAGCATGACTTAAATGAAGAAGGGACGGGACTCGGTCTGCCGATTGTGAAAAACCTGATAGAACTTCATAATGGCAAGTTCACTTTGATCAGTGAAATAAAAGAAGGAACCCAGGCCATCATTACCTTTCCGACAAAGCGGGTCATCGGCTGA
- a CDS encoding GMC family oxidoreductase, with protein sequence MSTDFDAIVVGSGISGGWAAKELTEKGLKTLLVERGRRVDAGDYPTEGKAPWELPNHGRTSKAELDRDYPIQQLTGINEGHKHFFIKDPEKPYIQEEGKPFSWIRGHQLGGKSLTWGKVSLRFSDLDFEANKNDGHGTDWPIRYKDIAPWYDYAERFAGISGSKEGLPHLPDGIFQPPMEMSCVERAAKKGIEAAYPDRHLIISRTANLTEPTEEQLALGRSKCQFRNECTRGCSFGAYFSSQSATLPAAERTGNLTIITDAVAQKVNYDPESKKATGVRVIDANTKQVSDYTAKVIFLCASALGTTQIMLNSISESFPNGIANSSGVLGHYLMDHVFQAGARGKMTIDDRYYRGRRANAVYIPRFHNLSEKHPDFIRGYGYEGWSSREDWGRLTETPLYGAKLKNKLRTPGDWSFEIMGFGEMLPRFENHVRLDPTRKDNWDMPLLRISVEHSDNEKAMQQSMKFEAEEMLKKAGFHDIESYADEPPPGLCIHEMGTARMGRDPKTSVLNGFNQAHDVNNLFATDGAAMASTACQNPSLTYMALTARAADYAVSQLKAGLI encoded by the coding sequence ATGAGCACAGATTTTGATGCAATTGTTGTGGGGTCCGGCATTTCCGGCGGCTGGGCCGCCAAGGAACTGACCGAAAAGGGACTTAAAACCCTGCTGGTTGAACGGGGCCGTCGGGTAGATGCCGGCGATTATCCGACAGAAGGCAAAGCGCCGTGGGAACTGCCCAACCATGGCCGCACATCAAAAGCCGAACTGGACCGCGATTATCCGATCCAACAACTGACAGGCATTAATGAGGGGCACAAACATTTTTTTATCAAGGATCCTGAAAAACCCTATATTCAGGAAGAGGGAAAGCCTTTTTCTTGGATCAGGGGGCATCAGCTTGGCGGCAAGTCGCTGACCTGGGGCAAAGTGAGCCTTCGGTTCAGTGATCTGGATTTTGAAGCCAATAAAAATGACGGGCATGGCACCGACTGGCCGATCCGGTATAAGGATATTGCCCCCTGGTATGATTATGCGGAGCGGTTTGCCGGGATCAGCGGATCAAAAGAAGGACTTCCCCACCTGCCGGACGGCATATTCCAGCCGCCGATGGAGATGTCCTGCGTTGAGCGCGCCGCCAAAAAAGGGATTGAAGCCGCCTACCCCGACCGTCATCTGATCATCAGCCGCACCGCTAACTTGACCGAACCTACGGAAGAACAGCTCGCGCTTGGCCGCAGCAAATGTCAATTCAGAAATGAGTGTACGCGCGGTTGTTCGTTCGGCGCCTATTTTTCCAGCCAGTCAGCGACCCTGCCGGCGGCGGAACGGACCGGCAATCTGACCATCATCACCGATGCGGTTGCCCAAAAAGTCAATTATGACCCGGAAAGCAAAAAGGCAACAGGTGTTCGGGTTATTGATGCCAACACCAAACAAGTTAGCGACTATACCGCGAAGGTTATTTTCCTTTGTGCATCGGCACTTGGCACCACGCAGATCATGCTTAATTCCATATCTGAAAGCTTCCCGAACGGCATTGCCAATAGCAGCGGCGTGCTCGGTCATTATCTGATGGATCATGTATTTCAGGCAGGAGCACGAGGTAAAATGACCATTGATGACCGCTATTACAGGGGCCGTCGCGCTAATGCCGTCTATATCCCGCGTTTTCATAATTTAAGCGAAAAACATCCCGACTTTATACGCGGATATGGTTATGAGGGCTGGTCATCGCGGGAAGACTGGGGCCGGTTAACAGAGACACCCCTTTATGGTGCCAAGCTTAAAAATAAACTGAGAACCCCGGGCGACTGGAGCTTTGAAATTATGGGCTTTGGGGAAATGCTGCCCAGATTTGAAAATCATGTCCGGCTTGACCCCACCCGGAAAGATAATTGGGATATGCCATTGCTGCGCATATCGGTTGAACATAGTGACAATGAAAAAGCCATGCAGCAGAGCATGAAATTTGAAGCGGAAGAAATGCTGAAAAAAGCAGGGTTTCATGATATAGAAAGCTATGCCGATGAACCACCCCCGGGACTTTGCATCCATGAAATGGGGACGGCACGGATGGGGCGTGATCCCAAAACCAGTGTCCTGAACGGTTTTAACCAGGCCCATGATGTCAACAACCTGTTTGCGACCGACGGCGCGGCAATGGCTTCAACCGCCTGCCAGAACCCGTCACTTACCTATATGGCGCTGACGGCACGGGCGGCGGATTATGCGGTCAGCCAGCTTAAAGCCGGCCTGATTTAA
- a CDS encoding sugar phosphate isomerase/epimerase family protein, whose amino-acid sequence MKLGIQSAILDGMTFEEVIDFAAENNFDCVELMCWPKGKAERKYAGVTHIDVVDFDQNDADYINNYCKKKGVEISALGYYPNPLCPDHAEAQVYIDHIKKVIDASALLGINMVTTFIGNDWHKNVDDNWPRLVEVWGPLLDYAKARNTRIGIENCAMFFTDDEWPAGKNIAYSPKIWRRMFAEFDGDTLGLNYDPSHLVWMQMNHEKPWDEFAHKMFHTHAKDVAVNRDKLDDVGTMANPLDYHDPRIPGRGDIDWQSYIAKMKGAGFDGALCIEVEDADYEGDIELRKKSLIDSASHLRPFIES is encoded by the coding sequence ATGAAGCTTGGAATTCAAAGCGCGATACTTGACGGCATGACATTTGAGGAAGTGATTGATTTTGCGGCCGAAAATAACTTTGACTGCGTTGAGTTGATGTGCTGGCCGAAGGGCAAAGCCGAGCGGAAATATGCCGGGGTCACCCATATTGATGTGGTGGATTTTGATCAGAATGATGCCGATTATATCAATAATTACTGCAAAAAAAAAGGTGTGGAAATCAGCGCGCTTGGCTATTACCCCAACCCGCTTTGCCCTGATCATGCAGAAGCGCAGGTTTATATTGACCATATAAAAAAGGTCATTGATGCCTCGGCGCTGCTCGGGATTAATATGGTCACCACCTTTATCGGCAATGACTGGCATAAAAATGTTGATGACAACTGGCCGCGTTTGGTTGAGGTATGGGGACCGCTGCTTGACTATGCCAAGGCCAGAAACACGCGGATCGGCATTGAAAACTGCGCCATGTTTTTTACTGATGATGAATGGCCGGCGGGCAAGAATATTGCCTATAGCCCGAAAATATGGCGGCGGATGTTTGCGGAATTTGATGGTGATACGCTGGGGCTTAATTATGATCCGTCGCATCTGGTCTGGATGCAGATGAACCATGAAAAACCGTGGGATGAGTTTGCTCACAAAATGTTCCATACCCATGCCAAGGATGTTGCTGTAAACCGGGATAAGCTGGATGATGTCGGGACAATGGCCAATCCGCTTGACTACCATGATCCGCGCATTCCGGGACGGGGTGATATTGACTGGCAAAGCTATATCGCCAAAATGAAGGGGGCCGGATTTGACGGCGCGCTTTGTATCGAAGTGGAAGACGCCGATTATGAAGGGGATATTGAGCTGAGGAAAAAGTCGCTGATTGACAGTGCGAGCCATTTAAGGCCGTTTATAGAAAGCTGA
- a CDS encoding nucleoside permease, with amino-acid sequence MNSKIYGQLSVMMFLQLFVWGSWFVTLGSYLANIGFSGAEIGTTYLTNNIGAIISPLFIGLVADRFFAAEKVMAVLHLIGAVLLYYVSGLATTGSIIVGFLIYNAVYMPTIALTNAVSFNQMDKPNEQFPKIRVWGTIGWIVAGLLITFMLGTKIENVEATSVPLKMAAIGSVILGLYSFTLPNTPPRSKGQKVSIGDMFGLQSLALLKDRSFAVFSACSLLISIPLAFYYAFANLYFNEIGMEGVAAKMSLGQVSEVGFMVLMPFFFRRLGVKWMLLVGMLAWVVRYALFASGDMDGLVWMIYVGILLHGVCYDFFFVTGQVYVEKKADVAIRSSAQSFFTLLTYGFGLAIGSSLSGYVVDAFTVNGVKDWGGIWLTPCLLAAVVSLIFIFTFNDKSKAVD; translated from the coding sequence ATGAATAGCAAAATATATGGTCAGCTCAGCGTCATGATGTTTCTTCAGCTTTTTGTCTGGGGGTCGTGGTTTGTCACATTGGGCAGTTATCTGGCGAATATCGGCTTTAGCGGTGCGGAAATCGGCACCACATATCTTACCAACAATATCGGCGCAATCATTTCCCCGCTTTTTATCGGGCTGGTGGCAGACCGCTTTTTTGCCGCGGAAAAGGTCATGGCCGTCCTGCATCTGATTGGGGCGGTGCTGCTTTATTATGTATCGGGCCTTGCCACCACCGGTAGCATTATTGTCGGTTTCCTGATTTATAATGCGGTCTATATGCCGACCATTGCCCTGACCAATGCTGTTTCTTTTAACCAGATGGATAAACCAAACGAACAGTTCCCGAAAATCCGGGTCTGGGGCACGATCGGCTGGATTGTCGCCGGGCTCTTGATTACATTTATGCTGGGCACAAAAATCGAAAATGTCGAGGCAACATCGGTTCCCCTGAAAATGGCAGCAATCGGCTCCGTTATCCTCGGGCTTTACAGCTTTACCCTGCCCAACACCCCACCCCGCAGCAAGGGGCAAAAAGTCAGCATCGGTGATATGTTCGGGCTCCAGTCCCTTGCATTGCTCAAAGACCGCTCCTTTGCCGTCTTTTCCGCCTGTTCGCTGCTGATTTCCATTCCACTCGCCTTCTATTATGCTTTTGCCAACCTTTATTTTAACGAGATCGGTATGGAAGGGGTCGCCGCCAAAATGTCACTGGGGCAGGTCTCCGAAGTCGGCTTTATGGTGCTGATGCCGTTTTTCTTCCGCCGGCTTGGCGTTAAATGGATGCTGCTTGTCGGTATGCTGGCCTGGGTGGTGCGCTATGCCCTGTTTGCCAGCGGCGATATGGACGGTCTGGTCTGGATGATCTATGTCGGGATATTGCTGCACGGCGTCTGTTATGACTTTTTCTTTGTCACCGGACAGGTCTATGTGGAAAAAAAGGCGGACGTTGCCATCCGCTCCAGCGCGCAGAGCTTTTTTACGCTTCTGACTTACGGCTTTGGCCTTGCCATCGGCTCAAGCCTTTCCGGGTATGTGGTTGATGCCTTCACCGTGAATGGGGTTAAGGATTGGGGCGGTATCTGGCTCACTCCATGTTTGCTGGCGGCGGTGGTCTCCCTCATCTTTATCTTCACCTTCAATGATAAAAGCAAGGCGGTCGATTAA
- a CDS encoding Gfo/Idh/MocA family oxidoreductase: MLRIGIIGAGSIAGVVAEATKKTTSAMISAVTSRVKNNAEKFANSYGIETVFDHWQDMIGSDKIDAVYVATPTQVREEICVAAANAGKHVFAEKPFHSHRSLMNIINAARENNVAFMDATHFTHNPRTEHLKKTITDEIGKLKLIRSTFYYPFDDKNNIRFDPAKEPLGSVGDLAWYNMRAIVEFLDSDADPARITAYSEKDAETGVIIRASGAMIFKDGKMSSFDFGFNAGVITMDLDLFGDKGLIRMDDFVLDWHSGFDFSDGYYPLQYFVRKNLDEPDSWKKVELKSDRPQKIAMIENFVSLTREPDGQAAASSIQRTLQTQKLVDALFSACNED, translated from the coding sequence ATGTTAAGAATTGGCATAATCGGGGCCGGGTCTATTGCCGGTGTTGTTGCCGAGGCAACAAAAAAAACGACCAGTGCAATGATCAGTGCGGTCACCAGCCGCGTAAAAAACAATGCAGAAAAATTTGCCAATTCATATGGTATTGAAACCGTTTTTGACCATTGGCAGGACATGATAGGGTCTGACAAAATTGATGCCGTATATGTGGCGACCCCCACTCAAGTTCGTGAAGAAATATGCGTTGCAGCGGCGAACGCAGGCAAGCATGTTTTTGCTGAAAAACCGTTTCACAGTCATCGATCCCTCATGAATATCATAAATGCCGCTCGCGAAAATAATGTCGCATTTATGGATGCCACCCATTTCACCCATAACCCGCGCACCGAACATTTAAAAAAGACTATAACCGATGAAATTGGCAAACTGAAATTAATAAGAAGCACATTTTATTATCCTTTTGATGACAAAAATAACATCCGGTTTGACCCTGCCAAAGAACCATTGGGATCAGTCGGTGATCTTGCATGGTATAATATGCGGGCCATTGTCGAGTTCCTTGATTCGGATGCCGACCCCGCCAGAATTACCGCCTACAGTGAGAAAGATGCGGAGACCGGCGTTATCATCCGTGCATCGGGCGCAATGATTTTTAAGGACGGTAAAATGTCCAGCTTCGATTTCGGCTTTAACGCAGGCGTTATAACTATGGATCTTGATCTGTTCGGAGATAAAGGCCTGATCAGGATGGATGATTTCGTGCTTGACTGGCATAGTGGGTTTGATTTTTCAGATGGCTATTACCCCCTTCAGTATTTTGTTCGAAAAAATCTGGATGAGCCGGACAGCTGGAAAAAAGTTGAGCTAAAAAGTGACAGGCCGCAAAAGATAGCCATGATTGAAAATTTTGTTTCCCTCACCAGAGAACCGGATGGCCAGGCGGCGGCTTCGTCAATCCAAAGAACCTTACAAACCCAGAAACTGGTTGATGCACTTTTTTCCGCCTGTAATGAAGATTAA
- a CDS encoding tetratricopeptide repeat protein has product MRDFYFLILLALSQSLFTDFSCLAQVKTGNVDLGIPDLRIRPSVKTERNREEIIAQGIEQFKKATELENTDPVNAYRNYIFASYNYQKDAQKKYKKLEKSLTKEQIGDVAYEVASILADTMNGFVKLREINALKTLNLNQMYKQKNEWLEIAVKNNNTQAMLEFAEVKSNTRKDGQAIKLLEKAAELGNLDANYQLALRYLYGNGVDKDKEYSRELFEKAAKLNHEASKSALTSIHYFPEIMAEQGNRDAQNIVATNLFREAVRNIIDTRYAAKNRSPEIFAKSLYWFDKAAEQGSGYAMHFLAMYNYYGLGTERNEALFANWMTKAAQADFEPAKVNMGYLIENGIRIQKSGLKAMEIYTKNADEGVVSAQSILGRIYKRGNEFVGKDLEKSLYWLKKAADQNDKVSQYLLCTYYSEGPEQVRDYVEAAKWLRIFTSGKDVYLSGPEGIMLYIPELMKSVKIIETEITKEQIKDIIKIANEWIISHPVDEQSQYSRNYFDIYRDVDFHVW; this is encoded by the coding sequence ATGCGGGATTTTTACTTTTTAATTTTACTGGCATTATCACAGAGCTTATTTACTGATTTTAGCTGTCTGGCGCAGGTAAAAACCGGAAATGTAGATTTGGGAATTCCCGATCTTCGAATTAGGCCATCTGTTAAAACTGAACGAAACCGTGAAGAAATTATTGCCCAAGGTATTGAACAATTTAAAAAAGCCACCGAGTTAGAAAATACTGATCCGGTAAATGCCTACCGTAATTATATTTTTGCCAGTTATAATTACCAAAAAGATGCCCAAAAAAAATATAAGAAGTTGGAAAAGTCACTTACCAAAGAACAGATCGGCGATGTTGCCTATGAAGTGGCTTCAATATTAGCCGATACCATGAACGGCTTTGTAAAATTACGTGAAATAAATGCATTAAAAACGCTTAATCTCAACCAAATGTATAAACAGAAAAATGAATGGTTGGAAATAGCCGTCAAAAATAACAACACTCAAGCTATGTTGGAGTTTGCAGAAGTAAAATCAAACACGCGCAAAGATGGTCAGGCAATAAAACTACTGGAAAAGGCGGCAGAACTCGGAAATCTTGATGCAAACTATCAGTTAGCCTTAAGATATTTGTATGGAAATGGCGTGGATAAAGATAAGGAATATTCAAGGGAACTTTTTGAAAAGGCAGCAAAACTTAATCATGAAGCATCAAAATCCGCACTTACTTCAATTCACTATTTTCCTGAAATTATGGCTGAACAAGGTAATCGTGATGCCCAAAATATTGTTGCCACTAATCTTTTCAGGGAAGCTGTTCGAAATATTATTGATACGCGTTATGCAGCAAAAAACCGATCACCTGAAATATTTGCAAAATCATTATACTGGTTTGATAAAGCCGCTGAACAGGGAAGCGGTTACGCCATGCACTTTCTTGCTATGTATAATTATTATGGGCTTGGAACAGAACGAAATGAGGCATTATTTGCCAATTGGATGACAAAAGCTGCGCAAGCTGATTTTGAGCCCGCAAAGGTCAATATGGGGTATTTGATCGAAAATGGTATCAGAATTCAAAAATCAGGTTTAAAGGCCATGGAAATATACACAAAGAACGCTGATGAAGGCGTTGTCAGTGCCCAAAGTATATTAGGCAGGATTTATAAAAGAGGTAATGAATTTGTAGGTAAAGATTTGGAAAAGTCCCTCTATTGGTTAAAAAAGGCTGCTGATCAAAACGATAAAGTATCACAATATCTGCTTTGTACATATTACTCGGAAGGCCCTGAACAAGTGCGGGATTATGTTGAAGCGGCAAAATGGCTTAGAATATTCACATCCGGTAAAGATGTCTATTTATCAGGTCCGGAAGGGATCATGTTATATATTCCTGAATTAATGAAAAGTGTCAAAATCATTGAAACTGAGATTACCAAAGAGCAAATAAAGGATATAATAAAGATTGCAAATGAATGGATTATTTCACATCCAGTTGATGAACAATCACAATATAGCAGAAATTATTTTGATATTTATCGTGATGTCGATTTTCATGTATGGTGA